In Oceanidesulfovibrio indonesiensis, one DNA window encodes the following:
- a CDS encoding phage major tail tube protein translates to MPNVNKIPEKTIAFNVYRDGAVLMGVATVELPQLSAMTETLTGAGIAGEIDSPTLGQFQAMTAKLAFRTKTANFVRLQAPESHHLDLRAAVQHHDGGTGKIEATPERIVLRGMTKSASFGKFETGKPQDSEIELEITYLKLVQDGQDVLELDKLNYIFMVDGADYLADVRAALGKEA, encoded by the coding sequence ATGCCCAATGTGAACAAGATCCCCGAGAAGACCATCGCCTTCAACGTCTACAGGGACGGGGCCGTGCTGATGGGGGTGGCCACGGTCGAGTTGCCGCAGCTGTCGGCCATGACCGAGACCCTGACCGGCGCAGGAATCGCCGGCGAAATAGACAGCCCCACCCTGGGGCAATTCCAGGCAATGACCGCGAAACTCGCCTTCCGGACCAAGACGGCGAACTTCGTCAGGCTCCAGGCGCCCGAGAGCCACCACCTCGATCTGCGCGCCGCCGTGCAGCATCACGACGGCGGCACCGGCAAGATCGAGGCCACTCCCGAGCGGATCGTGCTGCGCGGTATGACCAAGAGCGCGTCCTTCGGCAAATTCGAGACGGGCAAGCCGCAGGACTCCGAGATCGAGCTCGAGATCACCTACCTGAAGCTGGTCCAGGACGGTCAGGACGTCCTCGAGCTCGACAAGCTGAACTACATCTTCATGGTCGACGGCGCCGACTATCTGGCCGATGTGCGCGCCGCGCTCGGCAAGGAGGCCTAA
- a CDS encoding phage tail assembly protein, which yields MAKNKRITTIELSEPITVGDKEVSQLTMRRCLVRDRIEAQRAAGPDATPGEVEVTLFGLLCDIPSEDLLDMPDGDYELLVEAYLFLKASPRQAPRQEGESQS from the coding sequence ATGGCGAAGAACAAAAGGATCACAACGATAGAGCTGTCGGAACCCATCACCGTAGGCGACAAGGAAGTGTCGCAGCTCACCATGCGGCGCTGCCTGGTGCGTGACCGTATCGAGGCGCAGCGGGCTGCAGGACCGGACGCCACCCCCGGAGAAGTGGAGGTGACTCTGTTCGGGCTGCTTTGCGATATCCCGTCCGAGGATCTGCTGGATATGCCTGACGGCGATTATGAGTTGCTTGTGGAGGCATATCTTTTTTTGAAAGCGAGCCCCCGCCAGGCTCCCAGGCAGGAGGGGGAATCGCAGAGCTGA